The genomic window TCAGGATTAACAAAGTACATCTCATCTTATCTTAATTTATCTGTACTATCTGGTcagggagagggttaggatTCACAGATTGTGAAATTCTGGCTCAAAACCAATGTTTAAAATAACAGTTTGGTTGATAGCTGATACCGACACcattgcttttgtttgtttaatcgttttttgtgccagggatacaaatatatatatttttccaaaAAAATGACATGATAGATTTAATGGAGGGGGTCTTTCGACACTGCCGATAAACATTGGCCACTACCTTAAGTGAATGACATCTAATTTGCAGATGGAAGCCAACCAAAGTACGGCCGgtaaataggggggggggggcgatatcTCTAGGGTCTAAGCGTTCCTATGGTTAGGATGTGAACATGAATAATAGGGCGTTTCAAATCATACTTAGCATGGGGCAGCATCCCCCTATGGTCTATCTACTCCGGGTCAATCTGTACCTCACGCCACAAACTGGGTCAGGGTGCCTCACAGTGTATTTTGGGGGGTTGTAAATGTGGAGTGGTTTTCTTTTTAACTGTGGGAAATAAGCGGCCACAGTGCCCACAGAGACCAAGGAGTGTTTATATTGGCCAGCATCTCcatacccacccacacacactctccacttCTACTGCTTTCTCCCCCCGAATTCCCTCCCTCCGTTATCTCCGTTTTGATCTCGTTCCCATCCTAGCAGTCTCCCTCCTCTGAATCCCACACAGGTTTCTGCTCTTACTCTGATTTGACGTCTGTCCCTGCCAaaagtctctctctatctttctctatctctctctatctggctCTATttttgtcttgctctctctgtcactctgtcattctgtctctctctctctctctctctctctctctctctctctctacaagaAGAATATCGGCATGAAGACCTCAAAACCTTCTCAtatccatgccccccccccctccatcccttcaCTTAAATGATCAAGCATTGCTCTGATCATACTACAAATTCCTAAAAACTATTTCACCAGTTTCACTAACATGGTCTGTTTATGGAAGGacttatgttatattattattggaCAGGACTTCGGAACTCATCAAACTCGCTCCGATGATTGGCTCACacttcaccccctccccccccccagagtttGCACCGAACAGAGGAAGTCTGCTTTCAGCTTCTGTGTTCGCCCGACGCATGGAAAATACTAAATGCACTTTAAAACTCACTACAGTCACATCCATTGGTCAGTTTAAATTGTCAGTAACCAACTGCTTCACCCAACACTGCGGCGGCGTTGAGTTGAGTTGACTGCTCTTGTTTCATGCTCTGTGTTTTCCGTGTTTATCGTGCGATTCTGTATACTCTCTGCATGGTTGTCAGCGAGAGCCTGCTCTCAGCGACCCATGGAGACAAAATGAAAAGTGAGCGAGTGAATGTTTTAGAGGCACGTCTCCGGCCCCCCCCATGAGGTCCTTAAGGAACAAGGTGAGCCCCCGCCTGACCAGTACCTCTGTCCTGTTGCTCCATCAGGACGGTGTACCGGGTGGCGTACCGCCAGGTGAGCAGAATGGCAGCttcctccccccgcccctccacccaccgcACCACCCATCGCTCCACCCACCGCTCCTCCTACCCGGACTGCTGCCCCGGCTGGCAACGGTTCCACTCTCACAACTGCAACCGAGGTAAAGAGAGATCATTGAAAAGGGTTTGGTTGTGGAGACTTGTGTATTTGCCGCACTATGAAATCTGCTTAATAATCAATTGCGTCAGACAAATAGTGTTATTTGTACGTTTAAAGTCAACTGATTGACGTCAGTGCAATTAAATGTGTgaggaatgtaaaaaaaaactgttgacAGAGTTGGATGAGTTATACGAAGTTAGGGTAGAGGCTCGTGCTGTGGCTGGGGTCaaagggttctgggttcgatccccaatgtctgcatccttgagcaagaagccTAACCCTGACCTGATCCTCCATGCCCTGTTTCGGCCCCTAAATGACTGGATGGTGTTAGTCCTGGATCTGTTTTCACTGTACAGATAAAGGCTCCTCCTGAATGACTTCATAGTGGTCTTCAATACATTTGTCTCAGACTCGACTGtactggttctgctgctggtgctTCACACTCTGCCTGCTCTCTCCCAGCAGTGTGTGAGCAGGGCTGTGTGAACGGGGGCAGCTGCACCAGACCGGACCACTGTGCGTGTCCTCCAGGCTGGACGGGACACAGGTGCCTTACAGGTAgttaacacacagacatacacacacacacacacgcacacacatacaaacgcacacacagacacaaatacaggcaggcaggcacgcacggacacacggaaacacacacacacgcacgcacaagtacacagtctagtagcagtagtattagtgtgtcacacacacagtgtttgacACActaattaaacaaaacaaacaaaacaaacaattaaattAAAGCTAAATATGCTGTGTAAAACCAAACACATTTACAAACCTTTTATCGATTTAACCATAACTTTGCTAGCTGATTGTCTAAATACCTGAATATATTTTCTTActtatagatatctatatctatatatatatatatggttccTTCCCTCTTACAATACACAAGTAGCAGTTTAGACCCTGACAAACACATACGCCCATAGAGTAAATGTCACATGGCTATAAACCGGGCAGGATGGCGCCTTGGCTTCGTCAGCCTTCTCCTTCAGCCCCTTCATCCGTATCCCACGACAACACGGTCCCACGTTGTAAACACTATGTccccctctctgacctccagaCGTGGACGAGTGCTCCCAgcagcccccctgcccccaggAGTGTGTGAACACAGCAGGGAGCTTCCGCTGCGCGTGCCGCCGCGGCTTCGCGCTGGGGGGCGGCGGCCACACCTGCCAAAGCCTCCCGTCTCCCCCTACCGCCGCCCCCCCCACGACTACCACCACCGCCTCTCCCACCCGGACCGCACTCAGCgatgcccctcccccttctgagGAGTCAGGTAAACCCTCCccccatgcacacgcacacacacacacacacacacacacacacgcacataaacacacccagaGTTCTTatcatgttttgtgtgtgaacGTAGATGTAAAGGCGTTGTCAAAGTTCTGCTCGGCTAGCTAGTTCTGCTCatcgcggcggcggtggtggtggaggtggttgggaACAGGAGAAAGCCAACTGAGCCAGCTTCGCGGTCCATTATTACTTTTGGTACGCGCTATGCCACACTCAACTCGTACCGTGAGTAATAATGCACTGAGACTGGCAGCGACAACGGACCAGCCAtcaccccaccctccaccccaccctccaccccacctcgtggggtggagggtgggagtTTTAGTAGTCGTAGAAGCAGTAGTATTGGTAGTATTAGCAGTGGTTGtggtagtaggagtagtagaatgtaaatgtaaatggactgcatttatatagcgcttttctgaccatcggccacccaaagcgctttacaatattgcctcacattcaccattcacgcacacattcacacaccgacggcggagtcaaccatgcaaggcgacagccagctcgtcgggagctaacagtcagggttaggtgccttgctcaaggacacctcgacactcggctaggaggagccggggattgaaccagcaaccttcaggtagtagtagtagtagtagtagtagcagcagtaatcgtggtagtagtagtggtggtctTATTAGTATTGGTAGTGGTAGTAGGAGCAGGAGTAGTAGTAACTTGATTGATCTCGGAGGGGCAATTGATTTGAAACAGTAGCtaactgaataaaaaacaatactaataaatacaataaaataaagatatacTTGGTAGTTAAAATGAACGAGCATTCCTCGCTTTCAAAACGCTCCATTCTAAACCTTATCCCCCCCCATTCCTGTAAAACAGCCTTGTCTTGGTCAATGACTTCTAACTTTAACTCATTCTGGTACCCCATCACCCCTTTATTTAGACACAAAGGGAGTCTAGTATACGTCTGTGTTTTGCTGTATCCTagcaacaaaacaacacaactcgGGTAGCCATTCCGATGACATTCCACTGTAAACCCCTCCGGTCTCATTCTGCTGCTATTGGAGAACTGGATCTAAGTGGATGGAGATGCTTGTGGGAGACGTTCTCTACATATGGCTAATAATATAATAGGAACAGTCTCTTATGTACATGTGCGAAGAACAAGCAATCCATCTTCATTCGTAAATGTGTTTCCAAACGTGTTTTGTCTGCTGTTTCTCTCAACTTTCTGTGGAGTTTGACACAACATGATGGGTCTGCGACATGATGGTTACATGATATTGATTGATGAGGTGGTTGAAACTTGTGTAACACACTCAATCAGAAACAtatgcgcacagacacacacacacattaatatgaataatcagaaaaaacacaaacacacataagcacacatatattaatacacacaatcagaaacacacacacacgcaaaaacacacacacacacacacaaacacacacacaaacaacttgATGAATGCGAGGAAAGTTATCTGTCCATTTTTTCCCACAACCTTCTTCAGCATGTTTCCATACTGCATCAAGCGTTCATATGCATGAATAAAATGTTGGCGGAAATCACAGAGAAAACATTCCCTAACAGCACACAGCATTTCTGGAGAAGCTGATAGGCTTCTATTTCAGTTTGCGAAACGTTATTGTTTATTGGTTTCCTTGgtgctttcttttcttttctttttttgtgattCTGCTTCTTGGCAGCGACTCCTCATTCCATTCTAAGTCGCCATCATCCACGTCTGCAGGGGGTCatcgccaacccccccccccccccttactccCATCCTGTTTCCCAACTCGTGCTCGACTCGATAACGCACCACATCTGGGACAAATTTCCCTCACTTTTTAGTTTTTCTCCGACTCACTATGCATGAACCAGAGACCCCTAGCGGGCGtggttctgcccccccccagacGTAGGGGTGTGCCCAGGGGGTTGAGGCCAAGCAACACAAGCACTCTTTTTGTTGCCACCGTGGGGTCCGTCTTTTTCGTCTGCTCTGagcgatgccccccccccccaacaccccaccACCCAGGTGGTCCTGACACACCGTGATGTACCGGGTGGGGTCTATTTATAGCATCCTGGCACGTCGACCGGTCACAGCTCTCACTTCCTCTACTGGGGGCCGACAACAGCATCCATCACTACCTTTACTCTCCCTGCTGGCCTCCCTACGGCTCATCCCTCCCCACCTGGCTGCGTGTCAGCGCTCCGAACACCCGCCGCCGGGGGTGCGGATCATTTATGACCGCGCTGTGGTCAGAACGCTCTCAACCCTCATGGGCTTGTGAGCTCCATAAGATGAATGATCCTATTGATCGCTGCCGTTTGACCGGTGAGCTGATTCCAGCTGTCTGCTCTGGTAGAGAGGGctaatggtgtttttttttttgtgtgtgtttatgtgtgtgtgtgtgtgtgcaggtggaaAGTTTGAGCTGGCGGAGAACACAACAGAGGAAGTGCAGAGCCTTAAGAATAGAGTGGAGATGCTAGAGAAGGTAAAGGATTTGCCCACAAccatgtgctcacacacacacacacacaaactatgcaATTTAAACAATATGCATTAATTGACCATATTTCCAAGCACACAAACGAAAAATGTAaaatacccccacacacacacagtaacgcaGAGTGCAATTGTAATATTACACTGAAtatattttctctctccctttctttctctcccacaCATCCAGAAGTTGCAGTTGGTCCTCACCCCCTTCCAGAGCCTGTTCCCCCTGTCCCTCGACGAGGGCCCCCCGGACCGGACCACCCTGCTGACACACTCCTTCAGGCAGCTGGACCGCATCGAGTCACTCAGCGAGCAAATCGGCTTCTTGGAGGAGCGCCTCGGCACCTGTAAGTGGTCTTCAGACCAGATCTAAACCCGGGTCATAGTCCTAGACCCAGATCTAGAACCGGGTCATAGTCCTAGATCCAGATCTAGACCCGAGTCATAGTCCTAGACCAAGATCTAGGCCACAGTCGTAGTCCCAGATCTAAACCCAGATCCAGATCATTCCAAACAGCTGTTAGAAAAGTCAAGTTAGAAAAGTCTAAGAATTTGATTAAACATGTCTGGGATACGTCCATATTGTAATACTGCTATTTTATATTGCTACTGTAGAgatattttatgtatatatattcagtATATGCTTATGAATTATGCTATTATTACGATTATGGTTGGTTAATACTGTATAGAGCAttataacatttaaatatttttaacttCTCTTTAGGTTCCTGCAATGAAAACTAGCAGGGAAAGATGGTGACATTGAAGAACTGACACTACAACcttcatgacacaaaaacgcatttgaaatacattttacacccttatatgtgtggttgtgtaaaaAGAATAGCAAGAAAACTACCAAACACCTCATAAGTCATCTGTGATGTTTACAATTATCAGTGACTCAAAATGTATTTGCAGTTGTACTGATGAAATATGTTCAATTATATTATGAAATTATGATACCAATGTTCTGAGTTTGACTTTCTAAAAAGTAATAGTATTCAAAGGTTATATTGGATTTACATCACTGATAAGATAAGATTAACAATCAGATAAACAGGGATCCTAAAACTACCCTTCCCTTCCAACGTGTCAACGCAACATTTTGCAATCGTAGCTGCACAAAGATATATTTATGCAATTACACAATCCCTGTGACATGTGAATGAGACAATCACAGGACAAGGGTCGGAATAGACGCTTTAGCAAAGAGGTCAAGTTTAGGAAACCTTTTACAtctatatttatctatttaaattATTGTTACTTTTATACTTGTGTATTTAGTAGTGCAGGCTTGTGTTTTGTGACATTTCCTAATAAAATGTTCGAACCGAAAGGGCTTTTGCATTTGTTGACTCCAGTAGATACTGAAATTATGTAAGAACTAAATACGACTTCAGAGGGTCAATGAGTTCCAAAAGACAGACATTAGTACTACAGacattaaataaaatgaattaagaaaaaaacaaaacatgagctTTATTTGGCCATGTAATTCACATAACACATTGGCGAAATCGAGAACACCACATCCGTGTTTAATAGATACTATAATGGGCTTTGATGCAAAGTGTGTATGCATTCACTCACAccatggaaaacacacacacacacacacacacacacacacacacacacacacacacacacacacacacacacacacacacacacacacacacacacacacacacacacacacacacacacacacacacacacacacacacacacacacacacacagctgagcaGGTTGCGTGTGCCAGTGCTGTTTTTCATTTCAGTCTATAGCTTTGGTGAACGTCATTTGTTTGTCCCACACCACCTGAACGCAACATTTCAAAGGCGCTTTTATATGGTCTAGAATACACCAGTATTCTAGACCAGTATTTCCCAACCTCTTCTCACTAACTTCATGAACAAGAGGGAGCCCAATCAAAACAGCAGGATTGTTGCAGAGCCTGAAAGCCATTATTTAAAGCTCATAACACACTTTGAAATCATAGAttatgaaaacaaaataaacttGTTAAACATCAATTATCAAAATTAGTGACTTAAATAAACTGATAACAGGTTTTTTTTGTATCATAGAATATTCAGCCTGCCAAGATAAAACTCACATGATCAGAACCTTATTCAATATACATATGAAAGggaaaataat from Gadus macrocephalus chromosome 4, ASM3116895v1 includes these protein-coding regions:
- the egfl7 gene encoding epidermal growth factor-like protein 7 isoform X2, which translates into the protein MSPCTLVLSCSLFLLQVTAAQQLFAHHGRRVCGRDVPQRVVMATESHIQPVHKPYITLCPGQRVCSTYKTVYRVAYRQVSRMAASSPRPSTHRTTHRSTHRSSYPDCCPGWQRFHSHNCNRVCEQGCVNGGSCTRPDHCACPPGWTGHRCLTDVDECSQQPPCPQECVNTAGSFRCACRRGFALGGGGHTCQSLPSPPTAAPPTTTTTASPTRTALSDAPPPSEESGGKFELAENTTEEVQSLKNRVEMLEKKLQLVLTPFQSLFPLSLDEGPPDRTTLLTHSFRQLDRIESLSEQIGFLEERLGTCSCNEN
- the egfl7 gene encoding epidermal growth factor-like protein 7 isoform X1 translates to MSPCTLVLSCSLFLLQVTAAQQLFAHHGRRVCGRDVPQRVVMATESHIQPVHKPYITLCPGQRVCSTYKTVYRVAYRQVSRMAASSPRPSTHRTTHRSTHRSSYPDCCPGWQRFHSHNCNRAVCEQGCVNGGSCTRPDHCACPPGWTGHRCLTDVDECSQQPPCPQECVNTAGSFRCACRRGFALGGGGHTCQSLPSPPTAAPPTTTTTASPTRTALSDAPPPSEESGGKFELAENTTEEVQSLKNRVEMLEKKLQLVLTPFQSLFPLSLDEGPPDRTTLLTHSFRQLDRIESLSEQIGFLEERLGTCSCNEN